The Daphnia carinata strain CSIRO-1 chromosome 9, CSIRO_AGI_Dcar_HiC_V3, whole genome shotgun sequence nucleotide sequence TCACCAACCAGGAGGAAACCAACCGGAGTAGGATGGAAAATATCAATCCCCGACTCCAACCACCAGAGAAAGCGAGCGAATCTCAATGGGTAGCGGACGCGATATCGCGCATACCCAGGATGGTTCCTGAATAAGAGAtcggattattattattattatctttaaaaaaaaccaaaaaaaaaaacatacaagtaATAGTAGTCATTAATCCATGGACGttcgtttttaaaatgcacaaaatacgcaacagaaaagaaaaattgcaacGAACTGAGAAAATATTGCCGATCCTTGGGACGAAACCGCTGGAAGTGACTCTTAGGAGTGGGATATAGCTCTTTTTCAAAGCTAGACAACGTGGTTTCAACTTGTCGCCGATACCGCGAACAGTAgttaaaatcgaaatttgaCATCACAAACCACGAGCAGAACAACAAATCAGGCAGTGTTACATACCAGAGAATGACAGAAACTaactcacaaagaaaaataaaaacgcaagaacccctataagaaaatgacaatgactaaaaaggaataaagaaagttaaaaaacaaacaggataTTCGTCGATTCGCCCTGCGATAAATCCAAATGTCAGCGCACCACAAGACGTAGAAACAATTTCGCCCAAAAAGggtttgaaacagaaaatggaacataattaaatgcaaagacaaaCCTGTTATCGAATtaggaagagagaaacaagaacttatgaaaaacaacatgaaGATCTTTGAATAAGCAAGATTTTGCAAAATGCGTAAACTAAACTCTTCCCAGTGTGTCAACGGCATAACTCCAACAAAGTTTCGCAAAGCCAAGTGTGAtctaaaaaccaaaaattcaTCTCAAAATGGCCTATAACAACACCACTCAGGATAACAAAATGGAAGTAACCATCATCCATCAGGAGACGAAGAGGGTATACAGGCTAATCACTATTAGCGATACGGAAGGTGAGGATGAGCAGCAAGACCACAGGAAAGTGCGAAAAATGTGGATAAGAACAAAGAAATAGTGCGATATATAGGAATGGAGCGGAGAAGTAGAAACAGAGAAGATCAACTTTTTCAGAACTGAAGAAAAACTGAATGACAGCAGTGAATCGAGTGAAGATGAGAACGAAGGATTAACGGCGTATTGTGGAATAGCACCCGATTGCGAAAGTGTCTACagtgttgattttatattaGGAAATGATAGTGACACTTATCTCCAGTGTGAACCTTCCCAAAAACGGAATAAGCCAGACGACcaacaaagggaaacagaGGCATGTAAAAATTGTCGGATATTGTAAAATTTGTCCGCTGATATGGATGCCATCGTTTGAAAACGATGGCATCCATATCAGCGGAGcgagcagaaaaaatccaactaCGAAGACAAGCCATGATAGACTTAGAAAGCAGAAAACTTTCATTAACAATGATGGAAGCTCCAATGCAGGTAGTaagaaggtgcatccaaaacaaatacaaaactCAAGGGTTGGGAAACTGGGTagggttggccaagacagaagatggccacATTCCTCAATGAAAGATTCGAAGAGGAACAGACATTACTCCACACCAGCGTACGAAGATGTAGGTACGACATCACCGATCTTCTACTATCCTTCGGAGCAGACCCAGAGATACTCTACCACGGCAAAACAATTGGTCATATCGCAGCGGCCGAAAATGATCTACTGTTACTGAGGATCCTAAAACATTacaactgcgaatttacagctcgcaaTTACAACGGAGGAACTCCCTTAATGTTGGCAATCTCACACAAAAACCAAGAATGTGCAAAGTTAATATGGACACcaactaacatcaacattgCATCACCTGACGGCAGAACCGTTCTCCATTATTTAGCCATGTATGGCCTAGAAGACCTGGCCACCCAAATTTGCGCAAAGAGAATCATCAAtatcaaccaacaagacgaTTCAGGCGAAACCACCTTACACGTAGCAAGCGGATTCAACCGAATCGACATGATCGAGATTTTACTGCTACACGGAGCAGACGCAGGgataaaagactcccatggACACACAGCTGGATCAGAAACATGCAGCACAAGAGCGCAAAccatattccaaaaatgggaacTAAAACATAACAGTAGTCTCCtgactaaaattaaaagaaaagaacaccaaCAATACAGCCGCGAGGAAAATGAACAAGCCATAATCAACATAGCCGAAATACcaggcagaaaagaaaagcaagaataaaagaagaaaagaaaaaagacaatacaccaagaatctttttaaaatcacattcaacgctttttcttaaatttaggtgaaggaacaagttttattattcaaccaTAGCAACAACTGTAGTCGGTcacggaaaatgcaaattggagGACTAATTCTTattatcgaagaggggaaggaatgtaacaagcccaaaggctaaccaaaAGGAGCCACACCTCTTatatccctcaagcgtttcacaagtgaaagtgaacgtatctcgtcccactttaccttcaacatttgtgttctgtagtagtataaatactgcatatGTAGCTTGTAATTCGGAGCTGTTTCGGCAACTCACTGCAAATACACGGGATTTggaaactttaaaaatctataGTTTTATCTTGAAAAGGAGcattaaaatgtattttttacGCGATTTCAGTGACTTTGATTTCGCAATCACATAGTAGGCCTataacataaaaaattaacgaaattcaaattttaaattcgaGAAGGATAATGACAGCAATAGGAGAGGTTTTAGAAACTCAATGTAAGAATAAAAGTGATATTAATAGATAAATAGCATTTTATTTAACATAGTCAGATGATGCAGATGCCGGATCAATTAGATTTGAGTttgaaatttgtatcgatatTCGGCAGCAAACGTTGGATTCGTTACATGGCACAAAATAATGCAGAGTTAGCGTTGCGGATCAATGCATCGCTCATCATGCGAGTACTGTGGTTTGAATCCGCCTTGGAGAACTTAAGTACGAGAATGTTAATACATATTCTTAAATACTTACAGTAAATGTTTATTTGAAATAATTCCTCCAGGATCATGTAAACCAAGCGTTAAGTACGTGGTAGGTGGCAATTGAGGCAGTGTATGCCCACCAGCGTGCATTCTGCGTTTCTCCTCAACAAGGAGATTGACAACTTCACTTGAGACCTCGTCAACGTCCACGAGCACTTTTGATGCGGGAGGCAGACCTTAGTGAATTAATAATTAGAGTTTCTCTTACGATTAGCCCGTGAAATGGTAATTGGCTTTAAATTATCCACATCTATTGCCCAGACGTAAGTACCAAACGATGTTGTGCCCAAACATACCCCCTTCCTTCTCTGCTTCCTCAAGAGCCCATGAGACGGCTGAAGGAACAACGGGATGTAAAGGGCAAATGACGGAATACGGAGAGTTAATCAGGATCGTGTAAAGTTCCTGTTCTCCCACGGGTATTGTTCTTTAGCTTGTTTTCCTGCCGCCGGAACCGTACACAGGCCGATTCTATTAATGGACCTGCAATCTACCCTTTCCCCAAAAGCCGACAACGTGGACTGGGCAACGAGCCAGTCTGAACAGTGTTTTTCTGTGCATGATAATCGTGGCCCTCGATAGTTAGCCACAATTCTATATTGTAATTTTATTGTAAACCCTGCGCTTAGGCCTAAGCCCAGACAACAcgcctggtttttttttcggggtaaAAACCGTCCTCGCGAAAACATAATATACGACCGGAAAAAACAGCTTTGTTTAGGCCCAAACTAGATGTTCGTCACTAAGACGTGCGTCCAAAGCGCACTAACAGAAACCGTTTTCATCGGTTCCAAACTAGTCATATTTCACGACCTTACGCGGCTCGAAACGCTGCAAAAAACACGGCTTTCTTTGGGCTGAAATTAAAATCTTAAACCAAAATACACATGGTCTAAGCTGATCGTTAAGtgtttttcctcgtttttttcGAGCTCGAATTCAATTCCACTATTTACCAAAATACCTAATATgtttaagctagaaaaaaggaaggcaggaaaatatatattatttagcataagaaatgcccaaaacaagcattagttGTAAAGCGACTCaaaaatttacaaatcatACTTTGTTTTAAgtcttaaatttaaaaaaaacatatagcATAATCGGTTTAATTACTTTTGAGGGAGCTAAGGTTTACCTTAATTTCGACTACATCTTGAGGTTTTTAAATTCATGCTTGtgattgttgttgaaaaaacgaaaaagataaAGTATTTTTCTCCGTTTTTATTGCATTGCTTGGAAATATTAATTTTAACATATGTAGAATGGTCCAGTGGATAGTTTTTGGAGGTGGTGTTCTTTTGGGAATAAACTTATATGCTTGGGAAGTGCAActaaaataagtaaaaataaaggaaggAATTCAGAATACGCTAAAGGAGAGATAGATTTTAAAAAGGGTTTCCTAATCTACTGGGTAAGGGGTATCTACGTAGAGAGGTGGGCTTACCTCGTCTTTGGAGTTTTGTGCATCGTGGTGGAAGTGGGCACATACCATTTCTATAGATCCCTGCGCTGCTACTGATCGCACTCTAAATTTAAATGCACCCTAGAAAAGCCTGTCTATACCAAGTATCGAGCGGATTCATCGTCCCTAGGATACCATGATCCAAGGGACCAGACTACCACGAGAAGATCCTACCAagcgaaaaatatttttaaatctttcgTTGGTAGGCATTCTCCATACTCCCTGGCTGGTCATAGCAGACTACGACGTCAACCATAACCCGGGAACCATATAGTTTAAATTCAACCCCCACTTCGTCGGCAACTCGTATCTTACTCCTGATTGCAAAACGACGAATGCCACCGAAGTGGAAGGATGTCGAGACGAGCCCGGTGAAGGTATCTCTCGATAGTCCAACCCTGCTTATGATTGCAAAACGACGAATGCCACCGAAGTGGAAGGATGTCGAGACGAGCCCTGTGAAGGTATCTCTAGTCGCAAAAGGAGAGGGGCGTACGGCAGGATACCAGGCTAGCCATGTCTTTTGACAAAATTTCTAAGTAAAGGCTGCAGGTAACAAATCCCTGGTGGCTCTTGTCAGTCAGCAGGTTCCTGGTTTAGCGGGCCTTGTTACTTTCCGATAACCACGGACTGCCTTAACCGGGCTTACGGAGACGTCATCGACGACAATTCTTAAATTCTCGTCGCGGGATACATCAATCCGCACTCCCAGTCGTTTGGTACAATGACGGGCTAAAAACTTAGGCTCTGCCTCCACGTACCTCAGTCTGTAAAGCTCCCCATCCACGGATCCTGACAGATATTCCCCAACCGGTAACGCACCTGGAAGCTCCGTTCAGAACTCTCGCCGAATGGTGCGGTGGAGCTGCTCTCGGCAAATGTACCTTACTGTAGGATCTCTACAATTGACAAGCTGAGGCGGCATGTTCCTAGGCCCCCAACCCGCCGATCggcatagaaaaaaagagatcgtTGCATGGTTAGGCAAATTGCATATCAAGCCTAGGAATTTCCTGCACTTAGTGTCCAGTTGGGTAAGGGAATCTTTCAGGACCCGACCTGAAGGGAGGTGATGgaaaagaaacggaagaagGTGACTACGGAAAAGATGGGAGGCAGTGTTAcagtttcttttattacacATACAATTGCACAGAGAAATTGCAACAAAGACATTCAAAATACACACAACATATACTATTTACACACACTCGCGAAGGTAAACCAGCAGTAATGCAGAGCTCCTTCTAAAAGACTTACGCTAGGGTGGCCAGCTTAcggcagagccccctcttaGCGTCCTATCGGAGAGAGAGCAACACCAAAGAGTGCAACAGTTGCAACAGCGGCAATCTTTTCGAGACATAAGGTCAGTGGAGGTCGGAACCACAATATACCGCCGATCGGTGTACGAAGATGTGTCTCAACATCGAATTGGTTGACTACCAATTCGACACTGAGCGTCAGACAGCTTGCCTTTGTCAAAGACCAGGCAAGCATACTTTCCTGCATTAAATTGCAGTCCTAAGGTGTTTGCAATGAGGTACAAAACGTCTAAAATATTTTGGAGTTCGTCAGGAGAATTTGTGACCACAGCAATGTCGTCAGCATATGCCGGGGTTTTGACGAGCGAACCAAATAATAAACGATGGGCTTTACGTCCTAAAGAGGGGAGCATGGAGCTAAGAAGGGGGCTTGGAGCTAAGAGGGGGGCTTGGAAGCCAGATTAAAATAGGGCACTGAGAGCGTCACTCTGACGAACACCTGCTATCGGGGAAATGCGGACGGATCTATGCAATACGTAAAAGCACTTTTATTGTAACAGACATTCTTTTACCTATTCCCATAGATGCCACGTAGTTATGTTAGGCTGAGAAGAACTGAAATGCCCACAGAAGACGCTTTGAAGCAAGCAGTATTTGCTGTCTATTCAGCAGCAAACAATTAGAGCTGCTGCTAAAAGGTTCAACTTATCCAATTGAACTGTTGGCTAATATTGCGGAAGATAAACCTTGCTATCTGTAAATTTGCCTAATAAGTATATCAAGAGGCACCATAGCCAAATCTTTACAGAGcggcaagaagaagaactcgCATATTTGAAAGCATGCTGCATGCTATATCATGGTCTGGCTCCCAAAGAGACTCGCCAGTTGGCTCTTTGGCAGTATGCAGTTGCTTGCATGTAAGATATCCTCCGAACTGGATATCCAAAAATGAAGCATCGAAAGATTGGTTTACTGATttcttaaaaagaaacgaaacattGTCCATCAGAATTGCAGAGGTCACTAGCCAGGCAAGAGCGACAAGTTTCAATCGTATCGTTGTCAATCAATTATATGACAACCTATTGGCTGTCCTCATGAAATACAAGTTTTTTCCCAGTCAAAGTTGGAACTGTGACGAAACTAAGGTGCCGACTGTACTACAGCCTCCTAACATATTAGCTACAAAGGGCTTAAAGCTGGTAAGAAATCATACTATATGTAGGAGTATCAAACAACTAACGTCTATCTTCTAATCTTCTATTTGTTAAGGTTGCTTAAACGGTATGTGACGAACGTGGTGTTAATGTTACAATGTTGTGTTTTGTCAATGCCATTGAAGGTAGTGTTCCACCAGTTTTCGAGTTTCCCAGGAAAAAGATGAATCGAGATTTAATTACAGAAGGCCCACCTGGATGTGTTGGACTTGTTCATGAATCAGGATGGATGACCGGTGAAAATTTCTATACCTTCATGAAGCATTTTGAAGACATTGTTAAATCTTCGAAGGAAAATCCTGTACTGCCCATTTTTGACAATCATTTTAGCCTTATCGACTATCATGTAAGTGCATTTTCCCAAAGGCACCGGGATTGTTTTGCTTACTTCTCCTCCACATTGTTCGCATGGACTACAACGTCTTGACGTGGCTGTTCGATTTCAGTCTGGACTGAAAAACTCTCATAATCAATGGCTCCAGTCTCACCCAGGACAGCTTATTAGCATAAAAGAAGTTGCTTCTCTGTGCAGAATTCCTTACAATCCAAAAAATTATTCCTGGAAACATTGGGGTTGGATTTGAAAAAACAGACATCTTCCCGTTCAACAAATACATCATTCCACAAGACCGATATGCTCCAGCAAGTGAACTGACCGACCAGTTAAATCTTAACCAATTTGACATTGGCTTCTTAACTAAATATTTACAAGTCTTTTGCATAATATCAGGCTCAAGTGACATTAGATAATTGTGTCCACATGCAAGGTACATTGACACCGAGTGCTAATATTCTACTACAAGTTGACAATTCTATATTTCCAGAATTACGATTAATTGAAGATTTTGTTGCTGTTACACTAGGTAAGCTTTAGTGGtatgaaattgatttttccttaactatagtattttaaatttcttccAGCACCTCAAGAACAAGAGACATCAGATAACATTCAAGACATTCAAGTTCCTGCTACAGACAAGACAATCAGCGTAATAGACATAAGGCCACTTCCAAAAGTCAGTCAGACTGTTGCTTATCTCACGTGAGAATAGCAATAGCTTTAGGTTGAGTCAGCTCTTGGCCCTAACTACCCTGCTTgtattaaaataaaacggaCGAAGTGTGCGACACTTTATTAGAGAAACCAAGGAGGGCACTTCGTTATACAATAGGGACTCAAATACTGTAATGAGGGACAGAGAGACTCACAGGTGAGTACGAAACTTAACAGCCCTGAAAAGACTGTTGGACCGTTTAAGACAACTTAAAGGTTACTTTGAAAAGGGTGAAAACGTACTACCGGCAGTCGAACTGCGTATGcttccaagaaaacaaaacgaaaaggaaaggaaaaacaaaggaaGGTCGACCGCAACGGGTAGCCCTCTACCGGGTCTTACCCCCACCGGGTCTTACCCccaccgatcaaatcggtgacagcGGGCCCTTGTTTGGCGTTTCGACAAACAACActttaaagagagaaacatgaaaacaaaaatggaaaatttcgACGATAGGGAAAGAGGAGGTCGACGGAAAGCCACGTTATTGGTTGCTTTGACGAGTGACGAAGTTTGCTTTGCAAAGCAGCTGATGGTGGGATGGACTATTGCAGTGGAAGCAATGTCGCATGTGGGTGCAACTGGCCCCAACATGCTTCTGCTCCCCGACGAAATCCCCTCTTTTCCAGCACCAGAAGCACAGCGAGCGACGTGTGATCAATTTTGCCCGTTCAGTGGCCGTCATCTTGCTTACGAAGATCTCGCATCGATCGATGTTGTGAGGCGGTGCGGGTCCTGGGTGGTCAACAAAGCACGGCACCGACGGGGTGAACCGCGTGGCAGTGACTGTTGGTGGCGAGAGAGTGGGCGTTGATGGCGGCAATTCTTGCCACGGGGGATAGCGTGGTGATCCAATTTTCGTGAGCTCTTCACAGAGCAACTTGATCTTCGAGTTTCGAGTGGAAACTATTTCACTTATGGTTTTTTGCACTGTACTAGAGTTTAAAGGTCGAAAAGTCAACAGATTCCAagcctctttttcttcgtcaccaAGGCTGTGAATCGCGACCTTGAGTTGATCTAATAGTTCTCGTTGTCGATTGTCGATGTCGGTAATGTCGACtatcttcattttgttttcacactGGTATGATTTCGATGGGAAGAAACACTGGCACTTAGTTTGTCACAATTAGTTCGGCACAGGTTCGACACTACGAAATTTTGGGACACTTGAGAGGTCGACTTGCACTGATGACTGAGAATTTCACAATGAAGCAGACGACGCTCGaaagaataattttaattACCCTTTGGCAATTACAAAAGTGTCTACTAGAGGGCGATTCTTGACACCGTCAATTTGATTGTCAACTGCGGTAATTGGATGgattttttcctccttttcacATTTAAGCGACTTTGGCAGTGAGGGCGTCTGACTGGTTTCAGGTGTAATTCCATTTTGCGTTAACAGCAAGCATAGTCTGGTCACAGGACGCGTTAAAGTATTTTTTGCGCcggaaatttttactttagctACACGTACTACATTGTCGGACGTGCTAGGTAAAATTTCGACTACTTTCCCCAATGGCCACTGCCCCCTAGGGTTTAGTGGATCGAAAACAAGTACAATATCGTTCACTTCGATGTTTTTGTGACTCGTGgtccattttttcctttcggcGAGGTAAGGTAAGCATTCAGTGATCCATCTTTTCCAATAGTGGTTGACAATAAGTTGACTATGTAGAAATTGGTTTCTGGAGATGTCTACGTTATCAAGATCGACGTATGCCAGTGGGATGTACGGCATTGGTCTGGCATGTAGGAAATGGTTCGGAGTGAGAGGGTCTGGATCTTCGGGGTTTATGCTGAGATGAGTTAGCGGTCGTGCGTTGAGTAATGCCCCGATTTCAGCTACAACAGTGTTTAAGACTTGCTCACTGACGACACTATTTCCGAGGGTTACTTTCATGGCTCTTTTGCACGATTGCACGAGCCTTTCCCAAGCTCCTCCAAAATGAGGTCCATTCGGCGGGGAGAAACGCCACTCGATGTGTCGACACGTAAACTGTGATTCCAGGTagtctttgctgttgtttaaTTCTTCGACTGCCTCTTTCAACTCCCTTTCTCCAGCTACAAAATTTGTGCCGTTGTCACTATATACAACGACTGGCTTTCCCCGTATGCTGGAGAATCGAGAGAAGGCCATTAAAAATGCCTCTGCACTGAGGCTAGCAGTTACTTCTAGATGTACTGCTCGGGTTGTAAGGCACGTAAAAAGGCAAATCCATCTTTTTTCGTGCCGTCGCCCTCTCCCTCCTACTTTGACCGTCAATGGACCAAAATAGTCGACTCCTGTATGGGCGAATGGAGGCAGGAAAGGCGTTATGCGGTGGATGGGTAGCTGGGCCATGAGGGGTGCGACTGGCTGTACATCTCTCCTCTTGCAGGGAATGCACTTGTTGAGTATAGACTTGATTACTCTTCGTCCAGAGGTTATCCAATACATCGCTCGAAGTTCGCACAATAAGCGGTCGGCCTTCATGTGGTAGTTTCGAACGTGAGCATCCCAAACTATAAGGCTTGTGATGCGTTCCTCTGGAGGTAAAATGGCTGGGTGTCTTGTGACATCAACGTCAACGTCAACAGGTGCGTGCCCAATTCGCCCGCCCACACGCATCAGGTGTTGTTCGTCGATGAATGGTCGAAACTGCTTGAGTTTTGACCGGTTTGGCagtttttcccccttttttaagAACAACACATCTTCGGGGTATGCCACTTCTTGTGCACGCCGAATGCACATTGCCAGAGCTGTTTCAGTTTCGACCGGCGTTAGCTCTCCTGAAGTTAACTTCACCTTTTTTACTTCGGCACAACAGTTTACAATAAACCGCACACACCACGCCAGCACTCGTTCCAGGCGCACTTTGTTCGAATAGTATTCTACGCACTGGTCGATCGCGTTATTACTCGGCTCCGTTTTCACTGTGTAGACGTGGATGGCTTCGGGATCTTGATGGTCGTTGCGCTCGATCTGATCCCACTTTGGCCAGGATGAGGGTTCCAACAACAGAAAGGCTGGCCCTTCGTGAAACTGCTGCAATTCCTTGAGGTTGTCGGGATCCAATCCTCTGCTGCAAACGTCTGCTGGATTCATAACTCCTGGAACATGGCGCCATTGTCGACAGTCGGTGTTCATTAGGATCTTTCCGATTCTGTTGCCCACAAACACTTCGTATTTGACATTGGCAGAATGGATCCATCTAAGAAC carries:
- the LOC130697285 gene encoding uncharacterized protein LOC130697285 → MKMLIQEVWRAKLDWDEELPEPLKCQFQKWCQSLPNLARITIPRCLVKEERPTTQQVHIFADASQLGFGAVAYVRTTYASERVGVSFIMAKTHVAPLKQLSIPRLELQGAVEALHLALIICREMNLDLSQITFHVDSQTVLRWIHSANVKYEVFVGNRIGKILMNTDCRQWRHVPGVMNPADVCSRGLDPDNLKELQQFHEGPAFLLLEPSSWPKWDQIERNDHQDPEAIHVYTVKTEPSNNAIDQCVEYYSNKVRLERVLAWCVRFIVNCCAEVKKVKLTSGELTPVETETALAMCIRRAQEVAYPEDVLFLKKGEKLPNRSKLKQFRPFIDEQHLMRVGGRIGHAPVDVDVDVTRHPAILPPEERITSLIVWDAHVRNYHMKADRLLCELRAMYWITSGRRVIKSILNKCIPCKRRDVQPVAPLMAQLPIHRITPFLPPFAHTGVDYFGPLTVKVGGRGRRHEKRWICLFTCLTTRAVHLEVTASLSAEAFLMAFSRFSSIRGKPVVVYSDNGTNFVAGERELKEAVEELNNSKDYLESQFTCRHIEWRFSPPNGPHFGGAWERLVQSCKRAMKVTLGNSVVSEQVLNTVVAEIGALLNARPLTHLSINPEDPDPLTPNHFLHARPMPYIPLAYVDLDNVDISRNQFLHSQLIVNHYWKRWITECLPYLAERKKWTTSHKNIEVNDIVLVFDPLNPRGQWPLGKVVEILPSTSDNVVRVAKVKISGAKNTLTRPVTRLCLLLTQNGITPETSQTPSLPKSLKCEKEEKIHPITAVDNQIDGVKNRPLVDTFVIAKG